From the Tribolium castaneum strain GA2 chromosome 2, icTriCast1.1, whole genome shotgun sequence genome, one window contains:
- the E(bx) gene encoding nucleosome-remodeling factor subunit NURF301 isoform X3, with translation MSTRGLKKRGRPPKVQVAERTKKFQYHLLKKPKYLLNYNKGSDSQSSTPNASRASSPQGSDAGRRSSNRIRGKDGHRAGRRAGYSGSNYQRRGYNTSGAEYHDSEYHYGSDFGDDSSDNKSEIEDELGLSESESDNSVGDPSSDSDFSLSSYSTMSGTPRRALTGASRPITPEPLWLQNRDIPPLTLPKSSDDLLVPREHVMSILSIYEVLRHFRNLVRLSPFRFEDFCAAIICEDQSSLLAEVHIMLLKALLREEDSQQTHFGPLDQKDSVNISLYLIDYITYPEVLRSYVESDKSFDQKVLQILTNSDYPFTSLDDRIAVLQFLTDQFLTTNPVREDLLSEVPMHYDDHCRVCHKLGDLLCCETCPAVYHLECVDPPLVNVPEEDWQCGICRSHKVSGVVDCVLDVEKQGQLSRQEHIGYDRHGRKYFFLCRRIFVENDNGEVHYYTTKTQLEELLKVLDSNDMEAALCRELNEYKEEIVRQMDLTEKLTNQLKGNKKTYLDAENALIIKTNKEIEDKLEEERKERVRQNAEDMVAKMHEESSDAFPPPVSEETVETPTDANQSTTSVEESEKNEATEDEDKDSNKSRTSTPAPKNVSLVDDLRKRTSAVLNRDDDKNGDASRMTRLKSSQIANGTYLFKLGMENTFKSYVNQFTTNVIALNKPQRNEERDKKRHLSHKFSLTQASEFKWVGALNGNRTILLNTLRQTFLQLEQSIQASFMHPNWQLLRKHWLNIVGGCQQPKDFARALIVLQACIKPVVFANVWHEQLGHIKLSRITAVEREERKKIEKREKKEREEEEERNRMLISGYVKYTMGFKHQLWKQKGEEYRIHGRWGWLWLSTSRNFKHVNCNEMGLAAGPLKYMVQLADESDTKVVGLEPEMYKYVLSKYGKDNETKDDCELKNLRIVPAPDCFDELDVSKALQTSSRLLFPKVAKKSKLDDLLGRRTQLKTLEEHKISQTKSEDNQKEDETVDVEGDDNDNDSTLGLDKQLNNMLVGKVTLPNNTPQTSANREVLNSIAKKIHSLRLQYTAISKLAKDFQCYSKGCNSSGSTNIETNCYSPLCMQRIKVRRELLALLRKANLATNSNAMKLTSSPVPTNKKPSILEQTLKAPQQTPIKEIPSEFVSLFKSAANYVDEMDGVCVPGVPVVKKDEIKEEIDEKKEAKKVESGVDIVTSVENDSFEESPPRKKFKSEESDVDMDDMTTDDINEMIVGAKTPVDKKSITITTTTTATVTTQQTIVDGVVKSVSASESTSDTVTVSSSVNGSTIQTMNAKTSVYSAQQNRRFCAFKNMVKREEKTVKTEHAEDGTERIYSTVSTEGKIYLNRVPNHVETKRKKRQVIKYPVCSTYRTKKCKSSLLVLPQHEVRKLARHAGRIHINGYHALAKPNNSVWPYPCARPLFKTCWVYRTGIVRSLAAVALQLRILWSCLRWDDMQTKPPNTEGKHQVTTETEILSLELLKHRHVGQFLEKTQYLRRKVVIPLELPKTVREVTSIRSGLRKRKRPESPQSTDPQVSEEWVDEDKLELWEIKQYGERIEKANAQVITRSRTGNLPPAKAVVDSSELNKVTVSGKASAEEIKEKMEQQLRIQRAAHQQKRALEIRNSPGQIIKMVGSTAQAATTTTTKPSTTNTPIQPKVTTTPDGQMKIVKNIANQAVVSGKTTLTSLLTSNSNKLVGRRLLMTKAADGTTRVVANAASILPKNIQNTQQSLIKVQTTGAQSTLQTVQIQQPVTSTSTPVKQTETPQRVQIMRTPDGRITVKGLLPGQQLVQYPDGKLQVMTSAQLQQSGLTVKTPTPTQTPAKSTIKPSTNTPVGKMVVQGNQLKPANQQQTASPVKTQQVIVKTPGTPVVQKVGTPNTVVVSGGQVIQQQVVISGNQVIGTPSGQQVITNQIVVNNQSLAQQIASGKVQMATINGQQVLIRPTGNNQAQVVAQLTPGSLTQLNSGQTVATPIKQAVSQQQTTETKTPQTTAKTPVARDNANQTDQATIEQLLVGQPPGTVIKCVTAQVIQTDYGPRIVLQGLQGADFTAQQLAAVQQQVKQQLLKAQASTGKQGVLGPTKIYLAVQPSNSEGQSEGVSSQPPPLAPVQQSVVQSAATPAKGQQSNIVKQTVSTVQQTNENVTTSGRQVLVNGQQSQTSALLQAMKANMESNQSVTTSPQQQQTASSDQNKQFVVTPDYIQQTIKTALKQENLNPEIEEKLLQLQRYQEKQMKQEPDIPTPVAKVNTPLPVSNTRFNVSRKRTPSASRNDDSDWVMETPKRSRPNRNSEIKKIDDIHESSKEKLISPRARVKLKEAAEPDRKVTQRTKILVSLYRQKEFLKKDILRKRALLEKELQYEIQKEVAEELAARTKIERTKQDEVRTGSSKRKSAATATTAVIPQASKTARHKKGQKQTHAVPSTAAQRSGIKKEKLYCVCRTPYDETKFYVGCDLCNNWFHGDCVGITEESSRTLTEFVCEECKQAKDTEKLYCLCQQPYDDSQFYICCDRCQDWFHGRCVGILQSEADNIDEYVCPRCQRNSSVNFANMKDLSQKDFEALKKLIKQLQAHKSAWPFMEPVDPTEAPDYYKVIKEPMDLQKIENKINDQSYTKLSEFIGDMTKIFDNCRYYNPKESPFFKCAESLEAYFVNKIKCLRDKFMETNK, from the exons ATGTCAACCCGAGGCCTAAAGAAGCGGGGGCGGCCCCCCAAAGTCCAAGTCGCCGAAAGAACCAAGAAATTCCAGTATCACCTCCTCAAAAAGCCGAAATATCTCCTGAATTACAACAAGGGCTCGGACTCGCAGTCCAGCACGCCCAACGCGTCGCGGGCGTCCTCCCCGCAGGGCAGCGACGCCGGCAGACGCAGCAGCAACCGCATCAGGGGCAAGGACGGGCACAGAGCGGGCCGCAGGGCCGGCTACTCGGGCTCCAACTACCAGCGCCGGGGGTACAACACGTCCGGGGCGGAGTACCACGACTCCGAGTACCACTACGGCTCCGATTTCGGCGACGATTCCAGTGATAACAAGAGCGAGATCGAGGATGAACTCGGACTCAGTGAAAGTGAATCGGACAACTCGGTCGGGGACCCCAGCAGTGATAGTGACTTCTCGTTGAGTAGTTATAGTACGATGAGCGGCACCCCGAGACGGGCCCTCACGGGGGCCTCGCGCCCCATCACGCCGGAGCCCCTGTGGCTGCAGAACCGCGACATACCCCCCTTGACACTCCCCAAGTCATCCGACGACTTGCTAGTACCTAGAGAACACGTCATGTCGATACTTAGTATTTACGAGGTTTTGAGACACTTCCGCAATTTAGTGCGGCTGTCGCCGTTTCGGTTTGAGGACTTTTGTGCGGCGATTATTTGCGAAGACCAGAGCAGTCTTCTGGCCGAAGTGCACATTATGCTGCTCAAAGCGCTGCTGAGGGAAGAGGACTCGCAACAGACACATTTCGGGCCACTGGACCAGAAAGACAGCGTCAATATCTCACTCTATCTAATCGACTATATTACATATCCGGAAGTTTTGCGGAGTTACGTAGAGAGCGACAAAAGTTTCGATCAGAAAGTTCTGCAAATTTTGACAAACTCTGATTATCCCTTTACCTCTTTGGACGACAGAATTGCAGTCTTGCAGTTCTTGACAGACCAGTTTTTAACAACTAATCCCGTCAGAGAGGATTTGCTGAGCGAAg TTCCCATGCACTATGATGACCATTGCCGGGTGTGCCACAAACTGGGCGACCTTTTGTGTTGCGAGACTTGCCCAGCGGTGTACCATCTGGAATGTGTGGATCCCCCCTTAGTCAATGTACCTGAAGAAGATTGGCAATGCGGAATTTGTCGTTCTCATAAAGTTTCCGGGGTTGTCGACTGTGTTTTAGACGTGGAAAAGCAAGGGCAGCTCTCTAGGCAAGAACATATTGGATACGACAGACACGGACggaaatacttttttttatgtaggagGATTTTCGT agaaaatgaCAATGGAGAGGTGCATTATTACACGACCAAGACGCAACTTGAAGAACTCCTCAAAGTGTTGGATAGTAACGACATGGAAGCGGCACTTTGTCGCGAATTGAATGAGTACAAAGAGGAAATCGTAAGACAAATGGATCTTacagaaaaattaacaaatcagTTGAAAggcaataagaaaacttatCTAGATGCGGAAAATG CTTTAATAATCAAAACAAATAAGGAAATTGAGGATAAACTGGAAGAAGAACGCAAAGAACGAGTGCGCCAGAACGCCGAAGACATGGTTGCGAAAATGCACGAAGAGAGTTCAGATGCGTTTCCGCCACCCGTGTCTGAGGAAACAGTTGAGACGCCTACTGACGCTAACCAGTCCACCACCTCTGTCGaagaatcagaaaaaaatgaagcTACCGAAGATGAAGATAAAGATTCAAATAAGTCACGAACTAGCACTCCGGCTCCAAAAAACGTCAGTTTAGTCGACGATTTGCGTAAGCGAACATCTGCAGTTTTAAATCGAGACGACGATAAAAACGGCGATGCGTCTCGAATGACTCGACTCAAGTCCAGTCAAATCGCGAACGGAACTTACTTATTTAAACTCGGGATGGAAAACACGTTCAAGTCGTACGTCAATCAATTCACTACAAACGTTATAGCTTTAAACAAACCGCAAAGAAATGAAGAGAGGGATAAGAAGCGACATCTCTCGCATAAATTCTCTCTAACGCAAGCATCAGAATTTAAATGGGTGGGAGCTCTGAATGGCAACCGCACGATTTTGTTAAACACGTTACGACAGACGTTTTTACAACTCGAACAGTCGATTCAGGCGTCTTTTATGCACCCGAATTGGCAACTGTTGCGCAAACACTGGTTGAACATCGTCGGTGGATGTCAACAACCGAAAGATTTCGCGAGAGCTTTGATCGTACTACAGGCTTGTATCAAACCCGTGGTGTTCGCGAACGTTTGGCACGAACAACTGGGTCACATTAAATTATCGAGGATCACTGCTGTCGAACGTGAAGAACGAAAGAAAATAGAGAAACGCGAAAAGAAGGAACGTGAGGAGGAGGAGGAACGCAACCGGATGTTGATTAGTGGTTACGTGAAATACACGATGGGGTTCAAGCACCAATTGTGGAAACAGAAAGGGGAGGAGTATCGGATACACGGCCGTTGGGGTTGGTTGTGGTTATCCACTTCGAGGAATTTCAAACATGTCAATTGCAACGAGATGGGTTTAGCGGCAGGGCCTCTGAAATATATGGTGCAACTTGCCGATGAGAGCGATACCAAAGTTGTAGGTTTAGAGCCTGAGATGTATAAGTACGTTTTGAGTAAATATGGTAAAGATAATGAGACTAAAGACGATTGCGAgttgaaaaatttgagaatTGTGCCTGCGCCCGATTGTTTCGACGAATTGGACGTTTCTAAAGCTTTGCAAACTAGTAGCCGTCTATTATTTCCGAAAGTtgcgaaaaaatcgaaattggaTGACTTGTTGGGGAGACGCACTCAGTTGAAAACACTGGAGGAGCATAAAATATCGCAAACGAAAAGCGAGGACAATCAGAAAGAGGACGAGACGGTTGATGTTGAAGGAGACGACAATGATAACGATTCAACCTTAGGTTTAGATAAGCAATTGAATAATATGTTAGTCGGCAAAGTCACGTTACCAAATAACACGCCACAAACGAGCGCCAATCGTGAAGTACTCAATTCGAtagctaaaaaaatacattcgtTGCGTTTGCAATACACGGCGATTTCGAAGTTGGCGAAAGATTTTCAATGTTACTCGAAAGGTTGTAATTCGAGCGGTAGTACCAACATTGAGACAAATTGCTACTCACCGTTGTGTATGCAAAGGATTAAAGTACGACGCGAATTGTTGGCGCTTTTGCGTAAAGCGAATTTGGCAACGAATTCGAATGCCATGAAATTGACAAGTTCGCCGGTTCCAACGAATAAGAAACCGTCGATTTTGGAGCAGACGTTAAAAGCACCACAGCAAACACCAATCAAGGAGATACCAAGCGAGTTTGTGAGTCTTTTCAAGTCTGCGGCGAATTACGTCGACGAAATGGACGGTGTCTGCGTTCCGGGAGTTCCAGTTGTTAAAAAGGACGAAATCAAGGAGGAAATTGACGAAAAGAAAGAGGCGAAGAAGGTGGAAAGTGGCGTCGATATTGTTACTTCGGTTGAAAATGACAGTTTTGAGGAAAGTCCTCCAAGGAAGAAGTTTAAGTCGGAGGAGAGCGACGTCGATATGGATGATATGACAACCGATGATATCAACGAAATGATAGTGGGAGCTAAAACCCCCGTGGACAAGAAGAGTATAACTATAACGACCACCACAACGGCTACAGTCACCACACAACAGACTATCGTAGATGGGGTTGTTAAAAGTGTGTCGGCTAGTGAGAGTACCTCCGATACTGTTACAGTTTCCTCGAGTGTTAACGGAAGTACAATCCAGACAATGAATGCCAAGACATCGGTATACAGCGCCCAACAAAATCGCCGCTTTTGCGCCTTTAAAAACATGGTCAAACGGGAGGAGAAAACCGTCAAGACCGAACACGCAGAAGACGGTACCGAACGAATCTACAGTACCGTATCAACCGAAGGTAAAATTTACCTCAATCGGGTACCCAACCACGTGGAAACCAAGCGCAAGAAGCGCCAAGTAATCAAATACCCTGTGTGTTCGACTTATCGcacgaaaaaatgcaaaagctCGCTCTTGGTACTACCACAGCACGAGGTGCGAAAACTAGCGCGCCATGCGGGTCGTATCCACATTAACGGATACCATGCGTTAGCCAAACCCAACAATAGTGTATGGCCATACCCTTGTGCCCGTCCATTGTTTAAAACTTGCTGGGTTTATCGGACCGGAATCGTTAGATCATTGGCCGCTGTAGCGCTACAGTTGCGGATCTTGTGGTCATGTTTGAGGTGGGATGACATGCAGACGAAGCCTCCGAATACCGAAGGCAAGCACCAGGTGACCACCGAAACCGAGATTTTGTCGTTGGAGTTGTTGAAACATCGACATGTGGGCCAGTTTTTGGAAAAGACGCAGTATTTGCGCCGGAAGGTTGTTATACCCTTGGAGTTGCCCAAAACAGTCAGAG AAGTTACGTCGATTCGTAGCGGTTTGCGCAAACGTAAGCGTCCGGAGTCGCCCCAAAGCACCGACCCCCAGGTTAGCGAGGAGTGGGTGGACGAGGATAAATTGGAGCTTTGGGAGATCAAGCAGTACGGCGAAAG GATAGAGAAGGCTAATGCACAAGTTATAACTAGGAGTCGGACTGGAAATCTGCCGCCGGCGAAAGCCGTCGTCGATTCAAGCGAGTTGAATAAAGTGACAGTTTCGGGTAAAGCAAGTGCTGAGGAGATTAAAGAAAAGATGGAGCAACAGTTGAGAATACAACGCGCCGCACATCAACAGAAGCGGGCGTTGGAGATCAGGAATTCGCCGGGGCAGATAATCAAAATGGTCGGAAGTACTGCACAAG CTGCCACTACTACAACTACAAAACCGAGCACCACAAACACTCCAATACAACCGAAAG tGACGACAACGCCGGATGGACAAATGAAGATTGTGAAAAATATAGCCAATCAAGCCGTCGTTAGTGGTAAAACAACATTGACTTCTTTATTGACGTCAAATAGTAATAAACTAGTCGGTCGTCGGTTGCTGATGACTAAAGCAGCTGATGGGACGACACGAGTCGTCGCCAATGCAGCCAGTATCTTGCCCAAAAATATACAGAATACTCAACAATCGCTTATTAAAGTTCAAACAACCGGAGCTCAGTCAACTCTGCAGACGGTTCAGATTCAGCAGCCTG TCACCAGCACATCGACGCCGGTCAAACAGACCGAGACCCCACAAAGGGTGCAAATAATGCGAACGCCTGACGGTCGCATTACCGTGAAAGGTCTCTTACCCGGTCAACAATTGGTCCAATACCCGGATGGTAAACTCCAAGTGATGACCAGTGCCCAATTACAACAATCTGGATTAACCGTTAAAACACCAACACCTACTCAAACACCCGCCAAATCAACGATTAAACCGTCAACGAATACTCCCGTAGGTAAGATGGTTGTTCAGGGAAATCAACTGAAACCGGCTAATCAACAACAAACTGCGAGTCCGGTTAAAACGCAACAAGTCATCGTTAAAACACCCGGAACTCCGGTCGTTCAAAAAGTTGGCACTCCAAATACGGTCGTAGTAAGCGGCGGTCAAGTCATACAACAGCAAGTTGTTATTAGCGGAAATCAAGTTATCGGCACACCGTCTGGTCAACAG GTTATAACGAATCAGATTGTGGTTAACAATCAGAGTTTGGCTCAACAGATCGCTTCCGGTAAAGTACAAATGGCGACGATAAACGGCCAGCAAGTTTTAATCCGGCCAACCGGAAACAATCAAGCTCAAGTCGTAGCTCAGTTGACTCCGGGTAGCTTGACTCAGTTAAATTCAGGCCAGACTGTAGCCACACCAATCAAGCAAGCCGTATCACAACAGCAAACAACTGAGACTAAAACACCACAAACTACGGCTAAGACTCCGGTGGCGCGCGATAATGCAAATCAGACCGATCAAGCAACCATTGAACAACTCTTAGTGGGACAACCGCCCGGAACTGTTATCAAATGTGTAACAGCACAGGTGATACAAACTGACTACGGGCCGAGGATAGTTTTGCAGGGGTTGCAAGGGGCCGATTTTACGGCCCAGCAGTTGGCAGCAGTGCAGCAGCAAGTCAAGCAACAACTGCTAAAGG CGCAAGCTTCAACCGGGAAGCAGGGTGTTTTGGGACCGACTAAGATCTATCTTGCCGTGCAGCCGAGCAATTCCGAAGGACAATCCGAGGGTGTTTCGAGTCAACCGCCTCCGCTAGCTCCCGTCCAGCAGTCTGTCGTACAGTCGGCGGCGACTCCAGCCAAAGGACAACAATCGAACATCGTCAAACAGACTGTTTCAACAGTACAGCAG ACGAACGAAAATGTGACAACTTCGGGTCGTCAAGTGCTTGTCAATGGGCAGCAGTCGCAAACTTCTGCTCTGCTTCAAGCCATGAAAGCGAATATGGAGTCTAATCAGAGTGTCACAACGTCGCCACAGCAGCAACAAACCGCTTCTAGTGATCAGAATAAGCAGTTTGTCGTCACGCCTGACTATATACAACAAA CTATTAAAACTGCACTTAAACAAGAAAACCTTAATCCCGAGATCGAAGAGAAACTGTTGCAACTCCAACGATATCAAGAGAAACAAATGAAGCAAGAACCGGACATTCCCACGCCAGTAGCCAAAGTTAACACTCCATTACCGGTCAGTAACACGCGCTTTAACGTTTCGCGCAAACGGACCCCGAGTGCCAGCAGAAACGACGACAGCGACTGGGTCATGGAGACGCCGAAGCGCTCGAGGCCCAACAGAAacagcgaaattaaaaaaattgacgatATACA tgaaTCCAGCAAGGAGAAATTAATTTCGCCCCGCGCCCGCGTAAAATTAAAAGAGGCGGCTGAACCCGATCGAAAAGTAACccaaagaacaaaaatattggtCAGTTTATATCGCCAGAAGGAATTTCTCAAGAAAGACATTTTACGAAAGCGGGCCTTACTTGAAAAGGAATTACAATACGAGATTCAg AAAGAAGTAGCAGAGGAATTAGCTGCCCGGACAAAGATCGAACGAACCAAACAAGATGAGGTTCGCACTGGTAGCAGTAAACGAAAATCGGCAGCGACGGCCACCACGGCGGTCATCCCTCAAGCCTCCAAAACTGCTCGTCACAAGAAGGGCCAAAAACAGACTCATGCCGTCCCATCGACGGCGGCACAAAGAAGTGGcattaaaaaggaaaaattgtaTTGCGTTTGTCGGACGCCGTACGACGAGACGAAGTTTTACGTCGGTTGCGATTTGTGTAATAATTGGTTCCACGGGGATTGTGTGGGAATCACCGAAGAGAGTAGTCGAACGCTGACTGAGTTTGTCTGTGAGGAGTGCAAGCAGGCCAAAGATACGGAAAAATTGTACTGTTTGTGTCAGCAGCCATACGACGACTCACA GTTTTATATCTGTTGCGACCGGTGTCAGGATTGGTTCCATGGCCGCTGTGTGGGGATTTTGCAGTCGGAAGCCGATAATATCGACGAGTATGTGTGTCCAAGGTGTCAGAGGAATTCGTCGGTGAATTTCGCAAATATGAAGGATTTGTCGCAGAAGGACTTTGAGGCGTTGAAAAAACTAATCAAACAATTACAG GCTCATAAAAGCGCTTGGCCGTTCATGGAGCCGGTGGATCCGACTGAAGCTCCCGATTATTACAAGGTGATTAAGGAGCCAATGG ACctccaaaaaattgagaaTAAAATCAATGATCAAAGTTACACAAAGTTGAGTGAGTTTATAGGGGACATGACGAAAATATTCGATAACTGTCGATACTACAATCCAAAGGAATCTCCGTTCTTCAAGTGTGCAGAGTCTTtagaagcttattttgtgaatAAGATAAAATGCTTAAGAGATAAATTTATGGAGACCAACAAATGA